The Pleomorphomonas sp. T1.2MG-36 genome has a segment encoding these proteins:
- the trxB gene encoding thioredoxin-disulfide reductase, translating into MTHTHTKVLIIGSGPAGYTAAIYAARAMLEPILIAGLQQGGQLTITTDVENYPGFADAIQGPWLMEQMRTQAEHMGTRLVSDIVTSVDLSKRPFQLTCDSGDTYSTDALIIATGAQARWLGLPSEQKFQGFGVSACATCDGFFYRGKQVVVVGGGNTAVEEALYLTHHAEKVTVVHRREAFRAERVMQNRLFNHPKIEVVWNSVVDEVLGKEGFPPSVTGVRLKNVVAGDTRDIAADGLFVAIGHAPATSLFTGQVRMKSSGYIWTAPDSTATSVPGVFAAGDVTDEHFRQAVTAAGMGCMAALEAERYVGALETDTKVA; encoded by the coding sequence ATGACGCACACCCACACCAAGGTCCTGATCATCGGTTCCGGCCCGGCCGGCTACACCGCCGCCATCTACGCCGCCCGCGCCATGCTGGAGCCGATCCTGATCGCCGGCCTGCAGCAGGGCGGCCAGCTCACCATCACCACCGACGTCGAGAACTACCCTGGCTTCGCCGACGCCATCCAGGGCCCCTGGCTAATGGAGCAGATGCGCACACAGGCCGAGCACATGGGCACCCGGCTGGTCTCCGACATCGTCACCTCGGTCGATCTCTCCAAGCGGCCGTTCCAGCTGACCTGCGATTCCGGCGACACCTATTCCACCGACGCGCTGATCATCGCCACCGGCGCCCAGGCCCGCTGGCTCGGCCTGCCGTCGGAGCAGAAGTTCCAGGGCTTCGGCGTATCGGCCTGCGCCACCTGCGACGGCTTCTTCTACCGCGGCAAACAGGTCGTGGTGGTCGGTGGCGGCAACACCGCCGTCGAGGAGGCGCTCTACCTCACCCACCATGCCGAGAAGGTCACCGTGGTGCATCGCCGCGAGGCCTTCCGCGCCGAGCGGGTGATGCAGAACCGCCTGTTCAACCATCCGAAGATCGAGGTCGTCTGGAACAGCGTCGTCGACGAGGTGCTGGGCAAGGAGGGCTTCCCGCCGTCCGTCACCGGCGTCCGCCTGAAGAACGTCGTCGCCGGCGACACCCGCGACATCGCCGCCGACGGCCTGTTCGTGGCCATCGGCCATGCACCGGCCACCTCGCTGTTCACCGGTCAGGTTCGGATGAAGTCGTCGGGCTACATCTGGACGGCGCCCGATTCGACGGCCACCTCGGTGCCCGGCGTCTTCGCGGCCGGCGACGTCACCGACGAGCATTTCCGCCAGGCAGTGACGGCGGCGGGCATGGGCTGCATGGCCGCGCTGGAGGCCGAGCGCTATGTCGGCGCCCTCGAAACTGATACCAAGGTTGCGTAA
- a CDS encoding Lrp/AsnC family transcriptional regulator, which translates to MKARLDAIDWKILRELQADGRMTNVELASRVGISAPPCLRRVRALEEAGVIQGYRALIDEKTLGFDVTLFAFISLASQSEAEILAFEARVKNWPLVRESWMQSGEIDFILKCVAPDLKTCQNFVIEQLTATPNVGQVRTSLTLRQIKNEPVVV; encoded by the coding sequence ATGAAGGCCCGTCTCGACGCCATCGACTGGAAGATCCTGCGCGAATTGCAGGCCGACGGGCGCATGACCAACGTGGAGCTGGCAAGCCGCGTAGGCATCTCCGCGCCGCCCTGCCTCCGCCGCGTGCGGGCGCTGGAGGAAGCCGGCGTCATCCAGGGCTACCGCGCCCTGATCGACGAGAAGACGCTGGGCTTCGACGTGACGCTGTTCGCCTTCATCTCGCTCGCCTCGCAGTCGGAAGCGGAAATCCTCGCCTTCGAGGCGCGGGTGAAAAACTGGCCGCTGGTGCGCGAGAGCTGGATGCAGTCGGGCGAGATCGACTTCATCCTGAAATGCGTCGCCCCCGACCTCAAGACCTGTCAGAATTTCGTGATCGAGCAACTGACGGCGACGCCCAACGTCGGCCAGGTGCGCACCAGCCTGACGCTCAGGCAGATCAAGAACGAGCCGGTGGTGGTGTAG
- a CDS encoding ABC transporter ATP-binding protein — translation MDFLKGRFASFLGPEQKLGPLVRLFRSNFRPYAGRYAYALSMMLIASAATAGSAYIIKEIINKIFIDKSEGLVFTIAGIIVGIYLVKGVATYLSSVTLTKIGNSMVARLQRQLYDAVLRQDIAFFQSHALGDIMVRISQNAGAARQAIDLIVMSLGRDLFTLISLVAVMIIQNPTMSLLSLAIAPPSIYGITYLLKKVRTAARKEVMTSAQIVTIVQESVQGIRVVKSFGLEDRLRAAFNVATTNVEKLSNRIATLGARSSPLMETLGGFAIAFVVMFGGYQIVHYNADPGAFFSFITALLLAYEPAKRLARFNLDLEKALVGVRMMYEVMDLVPELQSAPDAVEAKFASAAVTLDNVDFAYGEAPVLRGLSLTAPENSVVALVGPSGAGKSTVFSLVERFYDPTAGAVLINGTDIRRFTVESLRRHVALVTQDTFLFAGTVAANIADGRPEASREEIEAAARDANAYDFIMAMPGGFDALVGEGGGNLSGGQRQRIAIARAILRQAPILLLDEATSALDAQAERDIQEALARLMKGRTTFVIAHRLATVRDADIIYVMDKGEVVQKGTHEELMAEGGLYAHLRALQFREGGGPSLSGVADASRA, via the coding sequence TTGGACTTCCTGAAGGGCCGGTTTGCCAGCTTTCTCGGACCGGAGCAGAAGCTCGGGCCGCTGGTGCGCCTTTTCCGCTCCAACTTCCGTCCCTATGCCGGGCGCTACGCCTATGCGCTGTCGATGATGCTGATCGCCTCGGCGGCGACGGCGGGCAGCGCCTACATCATCAAGGAGATCATCAACAAGATCTTCATCGACAAGAGCGAGGGGCTGGTCTTCACCATCGCCGGCATCATCGTCGGCATCTATCTCGTCAAGGGCGTCGCCACCTATCTGTCGTCGGTGACGCTGACCAAGATCGGCAACAGCATGGTGGCGCGGCTGCAGCGGCAGCTCTACGACGCCGTGCTCCGGCAGGACATCGCCTTCTTCCAGAGCCACGCGCTCGGCGACATCATGGTGCGCATCTCGCAGAACGCGGGGGCGGCGCGGCAGGCGATCGACCTCATCGTGATGAGCCTCGGCCGCGACCTGTTCACGCTGATCTCGCTCGTCGCCGTGATGATCATCCAGAACCCGACGATGTCGCTCCTGTCGCTGGCGATCGCGCCACCCTCCATCTACGGCATCACCTACCTGCTCAAGAAGGTGCGGACGGCGGCGCGCAAGGAGGTGATGACTTCGGCGCAGATCGTCACCATCGTGCAGGAGAGCGTGCAGGGCATCCGCGTGGTCAAATCCTTCGGCCTGGAAGACCGGCTGCGCGCCGCCTTCAACGTGGCGACGACCAACGTCGAGAAGCTCAGCAACCGCATCGCCACGCTGGGCGCCCGCTCCAGCCCGCTGATGGAGACGCTGGGGGGCTTTGCCATCGCCTTCGTGGTGATGTTCGGCGGCTACCAGATCGTCCACTACAATGCCGACCCGGGCGCCTTCTTCTCCTTCATCACGGCGCTGCTGCTCGCCTACGAGCCGGCCAAGCGCCTCGCCCGCTTCAATCTCGACCTCGAGAAGGCGCTGGTGGGCGTGCGCATGATGTACGAGGTGATGGACCTGGTGCCCGAGCTGCAATCGGCGCCGGATGCGGTGGAGGCGAAGTTTGCCAGCGCCGCGGTGACGCTCGACAACGTCGACTTCGCCTATGGCGAGGCGCCGGTGCTGCGCGGCCTCAGCCTGACGGCGCCGGAGAACTCGGTGGTGGCGCTGGTCGGCCCCTCGGGCGCCGGCAAATCGACGGTGTTCTCGCTGGTGGAGCGCTTCTATGACCCGACGGCTGGCGCCGTGCTGATCAACGGCACCGACATCCGCCGCTTCACCGTCGAATCGTTGCGCCGGCACGTGGCGCTGGTGACGCAGGACACCTTCCTGTTCGCCGGTACCGTGGCGGCCAACATCGCCGACGGTCGGCCGGAGGCGAGCCGCGAGGAGATCGAGGCGGCGGCGCGCGACGCCAACGCCTACGACTTCATCATGGCCATGCCCGGCGGTTTCGACGCGCTGGTCGGCGAAGGCGGCGGCAACCTGTCGGGCGGCCAGCGCCAGCGCATCGCCATCGCCCGCGCCATCCTCCGGCAGGCGCCGATCCTGCTGCTCGACGAGGCGACCTCGGCGCTCGATGCCCAGGCCGAACGCGACATCCAGGAAGCGCTCGCCCGCCTGATGAAGGGCCGCACCACTTTCGTAATCGCCCACCGCCTTGCCACCGTCCGCGATGCCGATATCATCTACGTCATGGACAAGGGCGAGGTGGTGCAAAAGGGCACCCACGAGGAACTGATGGCCGAGGGCGGGCTTTATGCACACCTGAGGGCGCTGCAGTTCCGGGAGGGGGGAGGGCCAAGTCTTTCCGGAGTCGCTGATGCTTCCCGGGCCTGA
- the gmd gene encoding GDP-mannose 4,6-dehydratase, with the protein MPVDKKVALVTGVTGQDGAYLAQLLLDKGYTVHGIKRRSSSFNTGRIEGIYQDPHVEDARFHLHYGDMTDSTNLIRIVQETQPDEIYNLAAQSHVQVSFETPEYTAQADGIGTLRLLEAIRILGMERKTRFYQASTSELYGLVQEVPQRETTPFYPRSPYAAAKLYAYWIVVNYREAYGLHASNGILFNHESPLRGETFVTRKISRAAAAIRLGKQEKLYLGNLSAKRDWGHAREYVRGMWLMLQQDRPDDYVLATGATTEVRQFVTWAFEDVGIHLEWRGEGIEEKGIDSLSGKVIVEVDPRYFRPTEVELLIGDPTKAQTKLGWKHETSVRDLCREMVNEDLKVMQTATVMKEA; encoded by the coding sequence ATGCCGGTGGACAAGAAGGTGGCCCTGGTTACTGGTGTGACCGGTCAAGATGGGGCCTATCTCGCGCAACTCCTGCTGGACAAGGGGTACACCGTCCACGGTATCAAGCGGCGATCGTCGTCCTTCAACACGGGACGTATCGAGGGCATTTACCAGGACCCGCACGTCGAGGACGCCCGCTTTCATCTCCACTACGGCGACATGACGGACTCGACCAACCTGATCCGCATCGTTCAGGAAACGCAGCCCGACGAGATCTACAATCTCGCGGCGCAGTCGCATGTGCAGGTCTCCTTCGAGACGCCAGAGTACACGGCTCAGGCCGACGGCATCGGCACGCTTCGGCTTCTCGAAGCCATCCGTATTCTCGGCATGGAGCGAAAGACGCGCTTCTATCAGGCGTCGACCTCCGAGCTTTACGGTCTGGTGCAGGAAGTTCCGCAGCGTGAGACAACGCCCTTCTATCCTCGCTCGCCTTATGCCGCCGCCAAGCTTTATGCCTACTGGATCGTCGTCAACTACCGCGAAGCCTATGGCCTGCATGCGTCGAACGGCATCCTGTTCAACCACGAAAGTCCGCTTCGGGGCGAGACCTTCGTCACGCGCAAGATCAGCCGCGCGGCGGCCGCCATCCGGCTGGGCAAGCAGGAAAAGCTTTATCTCGGCAACCTCAGCGCCAAGCGAGACTGGGGCCACGCTCGGGAGTATGTGCGCGGCATGTGGTTGATGCTGCAGCAAGACCGGCCGGACGACTACGTGCTCGCCACCGGCGCGACCACGGAAGTTCGCCAGTTCGTTACCTGGGCCTTCGAGGATGTCGGCATTCACCTCGAGTGGCGCGGCGAGGGCATTGAGGAGAAGGGCATCGATAGCCTCTCCGGCAAGGTGATCGTTGAGGTCGATCCGCGTTACTTCCGCCCGACGGAGGTCGAACTCCTCATCGGTGACCCGACCAAGGCGCAGACCAAACTCGGCTGGAAACATGAGACGAGCGTTCGCGATCTCTGCCGCGAGATGGTCAACGAAGATCTCAAGGTGATGCAGACTGCCACCGTGATGAAGGAGGCCTGA
- the fcl gene encoding GDP-L-fucose synthase produces the protein MASYDLKGKKVWVAGHRGMVGSAIVRRLASEHCETLAADRSELDLKDQSAVRAWVDRHKPDAVFVAAAKVGGILANDTYPADFLYDNLIIEANVIEASFRAGVEKLCFLGSSCIYPKLAPQPIVESALLTGELEPTNEWYAIAKIAGIKLCQAYRKQHGVDFISAMPTNLYGPGDNFDLNSSHVMPALIRKAHEAKVRGDKEITVWGTGKPLREFLHVDDCADACVHLMKVYSEAEHVNVGSGEDLSILDLTRLVCETVGFKGDIVQDLSKPDGTPRKLMSIKKIVETGWRARIPLAGGIASTYAWFLKNGL, from the coding sequence ATGGCCTCGTACGATCTCAAGGGCAAGAAAGTCTGGGTGGCCGGCCATCGCGGAATGGTCGGTTCGGCCATCGTCCGCCGCCTCGCCTCGGAACATTGCGAGACACTGGCGGCCGATCGCAGCGAACTCGACCTCAAGGATCAGTCCGCGGTGCGTGCCTGGGTCGATCGGCACAAGCCCGACGCAGTGTTCGTGGCGGCGGCCAAGGTAGGGGGTATCCTCGCCAACGACACCTATCCGGCTGATTTCCTCTACGACAACCTGATCATCGAGGCCAATGTCATCGAGGCATCCTTCCGGGCCGGCGTCGAGAAGTTGTGCTTCCTGGGCTCGTCCTGCATCTACCCGAAGTTAGCGCCGCAGCCGATCGTCGAGAGCGCGCTACTCACCGGCGAATTGGAGCCGACCAACGAGTGGTATGCGATCGCCAAGATCGCCGGCATTAAGCTCTGCCAAGCCTACCGCAAGCAGCACGGCGTCGATTTCATCTCGGCCATGCCAACCAACCTCTACGGCCCCGGCGACAACTTCGACCTCAACTCCAGCCACGTGATGCCGGCACTGATCCGCAAGGCGCACGAGGCGAAGGTTCGGGGCGATAAGGAGATCACCGTCTGGGGTACCGGCAAACCGCTTCGCGAGTTCCTGCATGTCGACGACTGCGCCGATGCTTGCGTTCACCTGATGAAGGTCTACTCCGAAGCGGAGCATGTAAATGTTGGGTCCGGCGAGGACCTGTCGATCTTGGATCTGACCAGACTCGTGTGCGAGACGGTGGGCTTCAAAGGCGACATCGTTCAAGACCTGAGCAAGCCGGATGGAACGCCAAGGAAACTGATGAGCATAAAGAAGATCGTGGAGACCGGCTGGCGAGCCAGGATACCCCTCGCGGGGGGGATTGCATCAACGTACGCTTGGTTTTTGAAAAACGGTCTCTAG
- a CDS encoding DUF6492 family protein — translation MYEIRQNFRGHAMNNLITICSKADVDTWMHCAPLILERIESDRYILIVPDREIPIFKFCTPERFEIIPESRLSSAFHQKLKNSIPSSNSNRFGWYLQQFLKISALIDCSDDEISLIWDADTLPLRSLVFESKERDLLFFRGREEHKPYFDCIKSLLGLEKIVSSSFVAQCFPIRGRWIKDFVAEVEERFGKAWYDALIDVIDFSESSGFSEYETLGTYISHRYPDQFRFVDKPWCRRGYKAIGDISNIDSVIAKLILYRYDYISFEKWDKENQATRMNIPPSAFGINKFLTSLKWGRKNRKRRPQVRGVDEFLRWFFSKDGNKHIVQVGANDGLQSDPLRPYLVSPGEYTATLIEPIPYYVDRLKQLYSNRDDIRIEKCAVGDKIGEMTLYYIPPEIADQMNGEGPENNWAHGQGSFDRSIIDYWIRRNSFRGEEYRRKIDFFISKITSETVPVRCVSDFQVSSGEMLLCVDAQGFEMSVLRGVDWSSPPSFIMFEDDREGDGGVADFLRSKDYSYVCGHHDKVYVWLG, via the coding sequence ATGTATGAAATAAGGCAAAACTTTCGCGGGCATGCAATGAATAACCTGATTACTATTTGCTCAAAAGCAGACGTGGACACTTGGATGCATTGCGCGCCTTTGATTTTAGAGAGAATAGAATCTGATCGCTATATACTAATCGTTCCGGATCGGGAGATCCCGATTTTTAAGTTCTGCACACCAGAGAGATTTGAGATTATTCCTGAATCCAGGCTGTCGTCCGCCTTTCATCAGAAATTGAAGAATTCTATCCCTTCCTCAAATAGCAACAGGTTTGGCTGGTATCTTCAGCAATTCCTAAAGATCTCCGCGCTAATTGATTGTTCTGATGACGAGATATCTCTGATATGGGATGCGGATACACTTCCTTTGCGCTCTTTGGTGTTTGAATCAAAAGAGAGAGACCTTCTTTTCTTTCGGGGACGTGAAGAGCATAAGCCATACTTCGATTGTATTAAGTCCCTTCTGGGGCTTGAGAAGATTGTTTCGTCTTCTTTTGTGGCCCAGTGTTTTCCAATTCGAGGAAGATGGATTAAGGATTTTGTTGCAGAGGTCGAGGAACGATTTGGAAAAGCTTGGTATGATGCTCTAATTGACGTCATTGATTTCAGCGAGAGCTCCGGATTTAGTGAGTATGAGACTCTGGGTACATATATCTCGCACCGCTACCCAGATCAGTTTCGCTTTGTAGACAAACCTTGGTGTCGTCGAGGCTATAAAGCCATTGGCGATATCTCAAACATAGATAGTGTGATAGCAAAGCTGATTCTCTACAGGTATGATTACATCTCCTTTGAGAAATGGGACAAGGAGAATCAGGCGACGAGAATGAACATACCGCCGTCAGCCTTCGGGATTAATAAATTTCTCACCTCTTTGAAATGGGGTCGGAAAAATAGAAAACGACGGCCACAAGTTCGAGGAGTGGATGAGTTCCTTCGCTGGTTTTTTAGCAAAGACGGAAACAAGCATATTGTGCAGGTCGGCGCAAATGACGGCCTACAAAGCGATCCTTTGAGGCCGTATCTTGTATCTCCCGGCGAGTATACAGCTACACTTATCGAGCCAATTCCATATTACGTCGATAGACTTAAGCAGCTTTACTCCAACCGAGATGATATACGAATAGAGAAGTGCGCGGTCGGTGATAAGATCGGTGAGATGACGCTATACTATATACCGCCGGAGATCGCAGATCAAATGAATGGAGAGGGACCGGAGAATAATTGGGCCCATGGTCAGGGCTCCTTTGATCGGAGTATTATAGATTATTGGATTCGCCGTAACTCTTTTCGAGGGGAAGAATACAGAAGAAAAATCGACTTTTTCATCTCAAAAATAACAAGCGAGACTGTTCCGGTCAGATGTGTCTCAGACTTTCAGGTTTCGTCGGGGGAGATGTTGCTCTGCGTTGATGCTCAAGGCTTTGAAATGTCTGTTCTACGCGGAGTTGACTGGTCATCGCCTCCGTCTTTTATCATGTTTGAAGATGATCGAGAAGGGGACGGTGGCGTTGCAGACTTTCTGCGATCAAAAGACTACTCGTATGTCTGCGGCCATCATGATAAAGTTTATGTTTGGCTTGGCTAG
- a CDS encoding glycosyltransferase family 25 protein has product MKGYVINLDRSNDRLQSFNARAAEVGLVFERFPAVDGQTLDEELLNRLGRLSRQWSPLTKAEIATFLSHRGVWQIISERDDKWALVVEDDVVFASDSANALDAMGWIPQSINLVKVETMFTRIELSAQVLGRRGGYKLRLLKENHNGTAGYLLSKEGACFLLDWSRERCEPVDRLMFHPSQLAGSGFLIAQLTPALCVQDFHFLSKQEQEAAISTIGPVRNRRTLGVRDMRPRRRFWRMIVRSVRDIRRFCLRALRISVFERVEMPSPHSRGGSKPLSH; this is encoded by the coding sequence ATGAAGGGGTACGTAATAAATCTTGATAGATCCAATGATCGTTTACAATCCTTCAATGCCCGTGCAGCGGAGGTGGGGCTTGTTTTTGAGCGGTTTCCTGCGGTAGATGGGCAAACACTAGATGAAGAGTTGTTGAATCGGTTGGGGCGACTCTCTCGGCAATGGAGTCCATTGACAAAAGCTGAGATCGCGACGTTTTTGTCGCATCGAGGGGTGTGGCAGATAATCTCCGAAAGGGATGATAAGTGGGCATTAGTCGTCGAGGACGACGTAGTTTTCGCTTCGGATTCTGCGAACGCACTAGACGCAATGGGTTGGATTCCGCAGAGTATTAATTTAGTTAAAGTTGAAACAATGTTCACTCGTATCGAGCTGTCAGCTCAGGTGCTCGGGCGTCGTGGTGGATATAAGTTACGCCTTCTTAAGGAGAACCATAACGGTACTGCGGGATATCTACTTAGTAAGGAAGGTGCTTGTTTTTTGCTTGACTGGTCGCGTGAAAGATGTGAGCCGGTCGATCGGTTGATGTTCCATCCGTCTCAGCTCGCCGGTAGCGGTTTCTTGATCGCACAGCTGACCCCTGCGTTGTGTGTTCAAGATTTTCATTTTCTCAGCAAACAAGAGCAAGAGGCCGCGATCAGTACGATAGGTCCGGTTCGGAACCGAAGAACTCTAGGGGTTAGGGATATGCGTCCGCGTAGGAGGTTTTGGCGGATGATCGTTCGTAGTGTGCGGGACATTAGACGCTTTTGTCTCCGAGCATTACGTATATCGGTGTTCGAACGAGTTGAAATGCCATCTCCTCACTCGCGAGGCGGATCAAAACCACTGTCTCATTGA
- a CDS encoding alpha-1,2-fucosyltransferase: MFQYAAGRRAALSCGVPLGIDLTAMDRYRKRSYGLDQFTLAPDAQPVDGDAFSKGKGVVRLWRKLRNQYRDRKETGFAFDPEILNLRPPVRLVGYWQSEKYFSDVSHVIRADFQLARPMTGRRLQILHEIKSCESISVHVRRGDYVSVPKNAEIFGTCSSSWYERAVSIACEGVSSPVFFVFSDDLHWATENLVLPGRAVWVERSDDGRDAEDLHLMSACGSHVIANSSFSWWGAWLDHRGESRVVAPARWFLSNELDARDLIPDRWIRI; this comes from the coding sequence ATGTTTCAGTACGCTGCCGGTAGGAGGGCTGCGCTTTCTTGTGGTGTTCCTCTCGGAATTGATCTTACAGCAATGGATCGCTATAGGAAGCGCTCTTATGGTCTGGATCAGTTTACGTTGGCACCAGACGCACAACCAGTTGATGGGGATGCCTTTTCTAAAGGAAAAGGAGTTGTTCGTCTTTGGCGAAAGTTGCGTAATCAATATCGCGACCGCAAAGAAACTGGGTTCGCCTTTGATCCGGAAATTCTCAATTTGCGGCCTCCTGTGCGCCTTGTGGGGTATTGGCAGAGCGAAAAGTATTTTTCAGACGTCAGTCATGTAATACGTGCTGATTTTCAGCTAGCGCGACCAATGACGGGCCGACGACTTCAGATTCTTCATGAAATTAAGTCGTGTGAGTCAATCTCCGTACACGTAAGGCGGGGAGACTATGTCTCGGTTCCCAAAAACGCTGAAATTTTCGGAACCTGTTCTTCAAGCTGGTACGAGCGCGCAGTTTCTATCGCCTGTGAAGGGGTCAGTAGTCCGGTTTTTTTCGTCTTTTCTGACGATCTTCATTGGGCGACGGAGAACTTAGTATTACCCGGTAGAGCTGTCTGGGTAGAGCGTTCGGACGATGGTCGCGATGCTGAGGATCTCCATCTTATGTCTGCTTGCGGATCACACGTGATCGCTAATTCTTCATTCAGCTGGTGGGGGGCATGGTTGGATCACCGCGGGGAGTCGCGGGTCGTAGCTCCTGCGAGATGGTTCCTGTCGAATGAGCTGGATGCGCGGGACTTGATTCCCGACCGCTGGATTCGCATTTGA
- a CDS encoding class I SAM-dependent methyltransferase, with protein MMRVDNQQAHHDWIQAKLREMHAGRSILDVGAGECAYKPACSHLSYTSQDLSIYDGAGDTKGLQTGAWDFSNIDIRCDILDIPENVKYDIILCTEVLEHVPDPVRVLEKIDRVLAPGGDIILTAPFCSLTHFAPYHYSTGFSQYFYRYHLGRLNYEIVELAPNGGFFDYLYQELGRVPSVKHKHLGGKLSFWSRRRRRGALRFIETLVEEDMKAGRPSSELLTMGWHVHARKQ; from the coding sequence ATGATGCGTGTCGATAATCAACAAGCCCATCACGACTGGATACAAGCAAAGCTACGGGAAATGCACGCAGGGCGTAGCATACTGGATGTTGGGGCCGGTGAGTGCGCTTACAAGCCTGCCTGTTCGCATTTATCCTATACATCACAGGATCTGTCTATTTACGACGGCGCGGGCGACACCAAGGGTTTGCAGACGGGGGCATGGGATTTTTCAAATATAGATATTAGATGCGATATTCTAGATATACCTGAGAATGTGAAGTATGACATCATTTTATGTACTGAGGTTCTGGAGCATGTTCCGGACCCAGTTCGCGTTCTCGAAAAGATTGACCGAGTTCTCGCGCCTGGCGGCGATATTATTCTTACGGCTCCTTTTTGCTCTCTGACGCACTTCGCGCCTTACCACTATTCGACGGGTTTTTCTCAATACTTCTATCGATACCACCTCGGAAGATTGAACTATGAAATTGTCGAGCTCGCGCCAAACGGGGGGTTTTTTGACTATTTATATCAGGAGCTCGGTCGGGTTCCATCCGTCAAACACAAACACCTTGGTGGCAAGCTTAGTTTTTGGAGCCGGAGACGCCGAAGGGGTGCGCTCCGCTTCATAGAGACTCTTGTCGAAGAAGACATGAAAGCCGGCAGGCCATCCAGCGAACTGCTTACGATGGGGTGGCATGTTCATGCTCGCAAGCAATGA
- a CDS encoding glycosyltransferase family 4 protein, giving the protein MTDRPITILHTEASEGWGGQEIRVLTEAAVFIKHGHTVTIAANASSEILKAAPAYGMPTVAMPLRSKGLGAVRAMRRLLADMRPDVVNTHSSIDSWVVALARLGLKPRPRVVRTRHISANVPRNFASRWIYRHGCDFVMTTGEAIVEQLTADGFLPKERVASVPTGIDTDRFSPGDSREARRALGLPEDAFIFGIVATLRSWKGHAYLLDAFAAANVPNSRLVIVGDGPQENNLKTKITELNLADRVTMAGRQSDVVPWLRALDVFVLPSYANEGIPQAVLQAMAVDLPIISCPIGGIPECTAGLAGVTLVPPKDAEELAKALAGAPRAEPTPGGRRSRAVERHSLEGMYRAVGVRFSNPTT; this is encoded by the coding sequence ATGACCGATCGACCGATCACCATCCTGCACACCGAGGCGTCCGAAGGCTGGGGCGGCCAGGAGATCCGCGTGCTGACCGAGGCCGCCGTGTTCATCAAGCACGGCCACACAGTGACCATCGCCGCCAATGCCAGCTCCGAGATCCTGAAGGCGGCGCCGGCCTATGGCATGCCGACAGTCGCCATGCCGCTGAGGAGCAAGGGTCTTGGCGCCGTGCGCGCCATGCGGCGCCTTCTCGCCGACATGCGGCCGGATGTGGTCAACACCCATTCGTCGATCGATTCCTGGGTGGTAGCGCTCGCCCGCCTCGGCCTCAAGCCCCGGCCACGCGTGGTGCGCACCCGGCATATCTCGGCCAACGTGCCGCGCAACTTCGCCAGCCGCTGGATCTACCGCCACGGCTGCGACTTCGTGATGACCACTGGCGAGGCCATCGTCGAGCAGCTCACCGCCGACGGCTTCCTGCCGAAAGAGCGCGTCGCCTCGGTGCCGACTGGCATCGACACCGACCGCTTCTCGCCGGGCGACAGCCGCGAGGCGCGCCGCGCCCTCGGCCTGCCGGAAGACGCCTTCATCTTCGGCATCGTTGCCACGCTGCGCTCTTGGAAGGGCCACGCCTACCTTCTCGACGCTTTCGCGGCGGCCAACGTGCCGAACAGCCGCCTGGTGATCGTCGGCGACGGCCCGCAGGAAAACAACCTCAAGACCAAGATCACCGAGCTCAACCTCGCCGACCGCGTCACCATGGCCGGCCGCCAGTCCGACGTCGTCCCCTGGCTGCGCGCCCTCGACGTCTTCGTGCTGCCAAGCTACGCCAACGAAGGCATCCCCCAAGCCGTCCTCCAAGCCATGGCCGTCGACCTCCCCATCATCTCCTGCCCCATCGGCGGCATCCCGGAATGCACGGCAGGGCTGGCAGGCGTGACGCTGGTGCCGCCGAAGGATGCGGAGGAGCTGGCGAAGGCGCTGGCGGGTGCACCGAGAGCCGAGCCGACGCCGGGAGGGCGGCGCAGTCGGGCGGTGGAGCGGCATTCGCTGGAGGGGATGTATCGGGCGGTGGGGGTGCGCTTTAGTAACCCAACGACCTAA